In Glycine max cultivar Williams 82 chromosome 4, Glycine_max_v4.0, whole genome shotgun sequence, the genomic stretch CCAACCATCCAAAAGCACCATCATTTGAAGCCATCCAACGTGTGCTTCCAAGGTCTTAGACCCCTCGCAAGGTTCACCAAAGCCTCATCAACCAAAGTGAGCACCACCACCAAAAGGGTTATTCCAAAGGGTGGTGTTAGAGCTGAACTCAACTCAGCCCTTGTGATAAGCCTCAGCACTGGCCTCTCCCTCTTCTTGGGAAGGTTTGTGTTCTTCAACTTCCAAAGGGAGAACGTGGCAAAGCAAGTGCCTGAGCAGAACGGCCTCACACACTTTGAGGCTGGTGATACACGTGCCAAGGAGTATGTCAGCCTCCTCAAATCCAATGACCCTGTTGGATTCAACATTGTTGATGTCTTGGCTTGGGGCTCCATTGGCCATGTTGTTGCTTACTACATCTTGGCCACCACTAGCAATGGCTATGACCCTGCATTCTTTGGCTGATTTAATTTCATCATCATGTTGTTCCAACTGTGtttcttgcttactttttaGTATGTAATGTAATCAATGTCATGATGTATAGGTTCTCTCTAAAGATCCAACAAGTTCAGCATATGCTAATTTGATCACTATTTTCGGCTGCAATTTGGTTTGCTATTATGATTAATGGAAAATGGGACTTCTCTACGTATTGAATTTGGATTCTCTTTATCATGTTCCGCTGTGTTtgttgctttatattttttttcttgctagTTTGTAATGCGATGTATAGGTTCTCTCTTGTTCAAGCA encodes the following:
- the LOC100305786 gene encoding putative photosystem I subunit G; this translates as MAAASASSMISTPALSPTIQKHHHLKPSNVCFQGLRPLARFTKASSTKVSTTTKRVIPKGGVRAELNSALVISLSTGLSLFLGRFVFFNFQRENVAKQVPEQNGLTHFEAGDTRAKEYVSLLKSNDPVGFNIVDVLAWGSIGHVVAYYILATTSNGYDPAFFG